The proteins below are encoded in one region of Limnochorda pilosa:
- a CDS encoding response regulator transcription factor translates to MRILVVDDDPQSLLLLEKFLRGRGHQVASARDGSQALTQFVAHDPQLVLLDVMMPERSGWDVLAEIRETSQVPVIMVTVRDATEDKVRGLKEGADDYVTKPFDLSEIEARIEAVQRRYRAGEPMESHMTLGPLEIDDRAKRVLLDGREIRLSPKEYQVLSVLARRPGRVLSAAEIARQAWSRPDATPEDVSKYVYLLRHKLQRPESLPEVIRTVRGFGYQLDAGVGDGADETAEPDAAVDSGGEPAARTARP, encoded by the coding sequence ATGCGCATTCTGGTCGTGGATGACGATCCCCAGTCCCTGTTGCTGCTGGAGAAGTTCCTGCGGGGTCGCGGGCACCAGGTGGCCTCGGCCCGGGACGGCTCCCAGGCCCTCACCCAGTTCGTGGCCCACGACCCCCAGCTGGTGCTCCTGGACGTGATGATGCCCGAGCGCTCCGGCTGGGACGTGCTGGCCGAGATCCGGGAGACCTCCCAGGTCCCGGTCATCATGGTCACCGTGCGGGACGCCACCGAGGACAAGGTGCGCGGCCTCAAGGAAGGGGCCGACGACTACGTCACCAAGCCCTTCGACCTGAGCGAGATCGAGGCGCGCATCGAGGCCGTCCAACGTCGCTACCGGGCGGGCGAGCCCATGGAGAGCCACATGACCCTGGGCCCGCTGGAGATCGACGACCGGGCCAAGCGGGTGCTCCTGGACGGGCGGGAGATCCGCCTCTCGCCCAAGGAGTACCAGGTGCTGAGCGTTCTGGCCCGGCGCCCCGGCCGGGTCCTCTCCGCGGCAGAGATCGCCCGGCAGGCCTGGAGCCGCCCGGACGCGACCCCCGAGGACGTCTCCAAGTACGTCTACCTCCTCCGTCACAAGCTGCAGCGCCCCGAGTCCCTGCCCGAGGTGATCCGTACCGTGCGCGGGTTCGGCTACCAGCTCGACGCTGGCGTGGGCGATGGGGCGGACGAGACGGCAGAGCCGGACGCCGCCGTGGACTCGGGCGGTGAGCCGGCGGCACGCACCGCCCGCCCGTGA
- a CDS encoding sensor histidine kinase, producing the protein MRFARSLRFKFVAAFVFFVVSLSASLGWLASRQIADALYEQLLRRGELLLSDLRKEAASAQEIEEPLRRDLYLTLLTYRAVVGEVIYAQVVQDGQVLSQSSAASDGKVPSLPGAFAAVLAGGPGVTSPRVVVTSRGSDGSPYLDMLQVIPSSPAAAPAAPADGQEAAPAPSYVRLGLSLSQINGEIRHTQLRIGLLALAFVAAGLAVAFTLFQAILGPVGRMMGFVKRVGEGDLGARVEVTSGDELEALAHEFNQMADSLAHRDHALRQVNERLEEANRQLQQVNRELEQANQAKSRFLSTMGHELKTPLHSVRGYAQLLLRESDGRLTRSQREDTEAILQAGDHLLELIDNILFFNRTGEDREPLHLEPVELVELVGRAWDHVRFLAERRSVRLRLLAPRRVRVMADRTKLRQVMINLLHNAVKFTRHGVVQVRLEPGASVTVVEVSDTGKGLEPGNEEKVFDPFVQLGGQEEPGQEGIGLGLAVVRRFVQLHGGRVWAESGNRIAERDGRQGATFVVELPTSGPQLSDDLPEEAELHAHSGRG; encoded by the coding sequence GTGCGCTTCGCTCGCAGCCTGCGCTTCAAGTTCGTCGCCGCCTTCGTCTTCTTCGTGGTCTCCCTCTCCGCCTCGCTGGGGTGGCTGGCGTCGCGCCAGATCGCGGACGCCCTCTACGAGCAGCTGCTGCGCCGGGGCGAGCTGCTTCTGAGTGACCTCCGCAAGGAAGCCGCCTCCGCCCAGGAGATCGAGGAGCCGTTACGGCGCGACCTCTACCTCACCCTCCTCACCTACCGGGCCGTGGTGGGCGAGGTGATCTATGCCCAGGTCGTCCAGGACGGACAGGTCCTCTCGCAGAGCAGCGCCGCCTCGGACGGCAAGGTGCCGTCGCTGCCTGGGGCCTTCGCGGCGGTGCTGGCCGGCGGTCCGGGGGTAACCTCGCCTCGGGTGGTGGTCACCTCCCGCGGCTCGGATGGCTCCCCGTACCTGGACATGCTGCAGGTGATCCCCTCTTCCCCCGCTGCGGCCCCCGCGGCCCCGGCCGACGGGCAGGAGGCCGCGCCGGCGCCTTCGTACGTCCGCCTGGGCCTTTCCCTCTCCCAGATCAACGGAGAGATCCGGCACACCCAGCTCCGCATCGGTCTCCTGGCCCTGGCCTTCGTGGCGGCGGGGCTGGCCGTGGCCTTCACCCTCTTCCAGGCCATCCTGGGCCCGGTGGGGCGGATGATGGGCTTCGTCAAGCGCGTGGGCGAGGGCGACCTGGGGGCGAGGGTCGAGGTGACCAGCGGCGACGAGCTGGAGGCCCTGGCCCACGAGTTCAACCAGATGGCCGATTCCCTCGCGCACCGGGACCACGCGCTGCGCCAGGTGAACGAGCGCCTGGAGGAGGCCAACCGGCAGCTCCAGCAGGTGAACCGGGAGCTCGAGCAGGCGAACCAGGCCAAGTCGCGTTTCCTCTCCACCATGGGGCACGAACTGAAGACCCCCCTCCACTCGGTACGAGGCTATGCCCAGCTTCTGCTGCGGGAGAGCGACGGCCGCCTCACCCGAAGCCAGCGGGAGGACACCGAGGCCATCCTCCAGGCAGGCGACCACCTGCTGGAGCTGATCGACAACATCCTCTTCTTCAACCGGACGGGCGAGGACCGGGAGCCGCTCCACCTGGAGCCGGTGGAGCTGGTGGAGCTGGTGGGCCGGGCCTGGGACCACGTCCGCTTCCTGGCCGAGCGTCGAAGCGTCCGCCTGCGGCTCCTGGCGCCCAGGCGGGTGCGGGTGATGGCCGACCGGACCAAGCTCCGTCAGGTCATGATCAACCTGCTCCACAACGCGGTCAAGTTCACCCGCCACGGCGTGGTGCAGGTGCGCCTCGAACCCGGAGCAAGCGTCACCGTCGTGGAGGTGAGCGACACCGGCAAGGGTCTCGAGCCCGGCAACGAGGAGAAGGTCTTCGATCCCTTCGTCCAGCTGGGCGGGCAGGAGGAGCCCGGCCAGGAGGGCATCGGGCTCGGTCTGGCCGTGGTTCGCCGCTTCGTCCAGCTCCACGGCGGCCGCGTCTGGGCCGAGTCCGGCAACCGCATCGCCGAGCGCGACGGCCGGCAGGGGGCCACGTTCGTGGTGGAGCTGCCCACGTCGGGGCCCCAGCTTTCGGACGACCTTCCCGAGGAGGCTGAGCTGCATGCGCATTCTGGTCGTGGATGA